TTCGTACGCCttacctcttctgctcacataacataagtatctataaatactcaactcatatgattctatttgGTATACagttctatctacccttcgttttacccaaatccgactaacggatgTAAAGTTATACCATTTTCAAGCTGATCTTGATCGAAGAGAAGATTTATACCATGATGAGTACATCTTCAATCTGTACCAGCATCATTTGAATTAGAAATTTTACACATCGTTCCAGGATATCCATATCAATAATTATGCAAGTTTGAATCAAATATAGATTACTCTTGGTCTCCCGAAAGATCATGAAACAACCCATGTTATCCTTAATCCTATAAATGGTTCCAGCAGAAAAGTTGTGAGTATATTTGAAAGTGACTTTATCAAGTGGCATGGAGCCGAAGCTTATCCCTTTACCATAGAAGAGATCCAACAAGTGGCGCGTGAAGATGAAGCTATGCGTAGTGGCAAACATGATTTGGGAAACCTTTTATGCAGGCAAGGTCGTGATTTTGTGATCTCAAATGATTGCACAAAGGTACTTTCATTGGCTATGATATGTGCACAATTTTAAATTTCAATTTAGGTCAAagtttaaaattatatatttttaggGGCCCAAACTTGACATGTGTAAAAGCTTAATTAGATTAACAATTTAAACTTAATTAAATTGAGTCATTGTGACAACACTTTTGAGCATCCTTTCAAGAACTTTTCTATGCCCCGTTTCGTAATTTCTTACATAAAGTGCTATCTTAACAAAAAAAATCTGATGGAATGAAATCAGGTACCTATTTCTGAACTGCTACAGAAGACTGTTTGCCTcttattttatgaaaataatttagaGTGCAGAGAATGGACGGAGGAACTGAAGCAGGTTTATGAAGTACGCAAAAATTTCGAGGTAGTGGTTGTGTTCCCTGTTACTTTTGGGCAGCGTGTCTTTATTCAATCGGGATGATTCAAAATAAATGGAAACGCGAGTTAGAATTCTGAAAAGTCTTCGCCGACTTGCCATGGTTGGCAGTCCCTTTTGAAGATCCTAAATGTAGGCGGTTGTGGCGAGTCTTTATGCGCACAAAATAGTGCAATGATTCTAATGCATCGAACTTGTTCATAATTCACTCTAAAGAAAAGTATTTCGAGGAAAATGGATTTTAGGTCCTGAAGGAAACTGGATTCACAAACTATCCTTTTATTGGGGTGGAGGTTGTACCGAGTGCAATTGCAATAAGAGGGAAGAAATTGTCGTCTATTTGACTATTTTAGAACCAAATATTGAGCTACTTCATGCTAGGGATTTGGATGATGGATGCTAAAGGAGGACTGTTAGTTCATTACATAGATATAACGATTTTCTTTATGCATATCTATATATTGTATTCTCGTTGACACTGTTTTTCCCCGTGTAGGAGAAATTTAAAGTCTGCAAACTCTTTGGGGCTCCAGTTGTGTTCCTATTTGTACGAGCTTCAGGATGTAGTGAATTTCTATCCAGATTACAgtattatcatttagttgcaagTTGGACTATTGATAAGTTTGAGGTAGTTTACATTCCAATGAATGAATCTGATAAGGAATTCACTCTGGTGGTAGTGACTTTTGGATCTTTTGGACATTATTTTGATCAAGGAATTACTTATAGCAACAGTTACGACGCAGCACTTGAGCTGTTTTTGAAGACCTTTCCATTTAAGTACGACAACGAGAAGGAAAACTTTGAAAGCGTATTTAGGACAACCCGTCCTATATCTTTTCCATTGAACAGTGAAAGTGAGAAAGAAGACGGATGAATAGTTTACGCCCCGTTTCGGTAATTCCTATTTTTAGTTTTTTATGCAATTTCAAATATGCTTGTCAtagaaatttaaaattttgagCCCAATGAAATATTTTCAATGTTAAGGGCCCATTGTTAATTCTAGAAAATTTATTTAAAAAGATACTCTAAAAGACATATAAGCtgattattcaaaaaaaaaaatctttaaaTTTCTATAATAAATACGGTAGGGGCCAGAAAATTTATTCTTTTAACGAAATTCTTGATCGGTTCAGATTAAATATACATAGTCTGAGGAGAACTGGGGATGGAAAAATTAATTATTTGAAGAAATTTCTCCTTTACCAAATATTCAATAATTGAGTTTTTGCTAGAATACCAAATCTAACCCCAAATTTGGGTGCCAAGCAAATTATAAATGTGAGTTCAAGCAGATTACACGAGAACAAAACAGGGGAacaaatattttatataaaacaGTGGGCTTCTCTATGTTGTAAAGCACCTGTTACTCAGCAACAGCCAAAATTTCAAGAGTACAGCCTAATACTTgccaaattttcataaatgcaTACACCTCTACATGCACAAAAACGTTTGTATAACTGTTGGTATCTTCGGAATAGAGTTCATTACTAAATATTACTACTCTCTCTCAATCCTTGCTTTCTATTTAAACCCGAGTTCAAGAACTCTGAATTTCTTGATTGTTTTAAGGTGCAGTTATGGGGAATTGTTGTCTACCGTTGATTAGACACTTTGGCAATGATGAAGATGCATTGGAAAGTTTACCATTGCATAGTGAAGGTAATTGGAGTCATGGGATATCAAGGCACAATTCTCTTTCTACGTATACTTCCTTTCCAAACTATTCGCCTTCTTGGAATAAAGAGAATCGAAAGAAAAAGGCTCTGTATGCTTTCCGCGGGTGCCATCCTGGCATTGGAAGAATTCTTAAAGGTGGTGAGGCTGAGCTGATTGCAGCAGGATGGCCTTCATGGATGGTTGAAGATGCCAGTGAAGCTATAAGGGAATGGATTTCACGAAAATTAAAGTCTTTTCAGAGATTACGACAAGTATACTCCTATCCTTGCTTGTTTTCTATTTAATTAAGTTTATTTTGTTATCTcttaatatttaaaggtgagatCTTGCGAGAGCCTAATGGTTAAACTCTTAGTATACGCATATGTGTGTCCGagtctaaaaatttattttattggcctttatttatattattgaataaaatttCTTACATCAATAAATCATTTATCCCCATCTGGTGAAACTGTTGATTAGCAATCAGCTCACAGTACGATACGAGAGACTCGAACCCAAGTCCCTCCCTAAACCGAGCTCCGATATCATGTTAAGTAACCAGTCACACTAAAACCTTAAGGTCATAGAGGAAGGCCCGAACAGGATCTTATATTCTTTAACGGATGCATATGTAAATGAGTATATAAATTTTTGTTATTGGCCTTTATTTACAAAATAATTGAAATTTCTAACGTAGCTAACTCTGAACCGGTTGATCCCTTCAAATCATTAGATCATGTGTCCCTTTCACCGGTAAAACTGTTGATTAGCAATCAGCTCTCTGTATATATGTAATTCAGTACATCGTCAACTTGTCTCCTCATAATTAGTAATGTTTTACTGTCATTATGGATGGTTTTTTTGTAGTATTTCCTTGAGTAGCTGATTCAAAATCTTGGTTGACTGACTTAATTTCTCTTTGCAGATTGGTGAAGGCAGCCATGTTTATCAGGCACTTGATCTCGAGAATCAGAGAATCGTTGTGTTAAAGAAGATCAGAGTCAACATTTgggaacctgaaaccattcgcTTCATGTCCAGAGAGATTAGAATTCTACGCAGTCTACACCATCCTAACATTATAAAATTGGAAGGTGTAGTTGCATCAGAGTTTTCATACAGTTTGTACCTTGTACTGGAGTACATAGAACATGATCTTGCAGGGCTTGGTTCCACTGGCCTCAAGTTTACCGAAGCTCAGGTACTCATACAACGTATTTTACACTTTTCTATgcaaaaataataatatttaggaAAAAGTAATACATTTTTCTCTTAATGTGAAATCACATTTTCTCAAGTATCTTCATGCTTTGTGATACGCAATTTAAGATATTTTTGTACATAAAAGTGTACTTGGGACTGTGATTCATTGAGATGCAAGTGTAAGATTTTTTTTAtctttatatataaaaaattcaACCTTTTGCAGGTCAAATCTTACATGATATCAAAGGTTTCAACCTTCTTCttccatttttttatttttatttttgttttttgcTAAGTGTAGTTTCCAACCTTCTCTGACAGGCTCCAACCTTCT
The sequence above is drawn from the Apium graveolens cultivar Ventura chromosome 2, ASM990537v1, whole genome shotgun sequence genome and encodes:
- the LOC141705682 gene encoding putative serine/threonine-protein kinase At1g09600, with protein sequence MGNCCLPLIRHFGNDEDALESLPLHSEGNWSHGISRHNSLSTYTSFPNYSPSWNKENRKKKALYAFRGCHPGIGRILKGGEAELIAAGWPSWMVEDASEAIREWISRKLKSFQRLRQIGEGSHVYQALDLENQRIVVLKKIRVNIWEPETIRFMSREIRILRSLHHPNIIKLEGVVASEFSYSLYLVLEYIEHDLAGLGSTGLKFTEAQAPTFCLMAMGT